In Bacteriovorax sp. Seq25_V, the following are encoded in one genomic region:
- a CDS encoding 50S ribosomal protein L25 — MSTKDVLAAKFRDPSAPLTKMRNDGWVPGVVFGKDYKGLNIMVPKMQLAKFFHHSGKVFEVEVEGHGKHLVALSEVQRGHLGTEFMHFSFHKVSANEKTTVTLPIHFVGETHASKEGGVVYPVLHEADVKGLPRDLPEFIEIDVTSLEMNGHWTFADITPPKGCEWAMDAEETIVSCHLPRVKVVEEPVEAPAAEVAPVEVDEVKEAA; from the coding sequence GTGTCTACAAAAGATGTACTAGCAGCAAAATTTAGAGATCCATCAGCACCACTAACTAAAATGAGAAATGATGGTTGGGTGCCAGGTGTTGTATTTGGTAAAGATTATAAAGGTCTAAATATTATGGTTCCAAAAATGCAACTTGCAAAATTTTTCCACCACTCTGGAAAAGTATTTGAAGTTGAAGTTGAAGGACATGGAAAGCACTTAGTTGCTCTTTCAGAAGTTCAAAGAGGACACCTCGGAACTGAGTTTATGCACTTTTCATTCCACAAAGTATCAGCGAACGAGAAAACAACTGTTACTCTTCCAATTCACTTTGTTGGTGAAACGCACGCTTCTAAAGAAGGTGGAGTAGTTTATCCAGTACTTCATGAAGCAGACGTAAAAGGTCTTCCAAGAGATCTTCCAGAATTTATCGAAATTGATGTTACATCTCTAGAGATGAATGGACATTGGACATTTGCTGATATCACACCTCCAAAAGGTTGTGAGTGGGCAATGGATGCAGAAGAAACAATCGTTTCTTGTCACCTTCCAAGAGTAAAAGTAGTTGAAGAGCCAGTTGAAGCTCCAGCTGCTGAAGTTGCTCCAGTGGAAGTTGATGAAGTTAAAGAAGCTGCATAA
- a CDS encoding DMT family transporter, whose amino-acid sequence MKYLIITWALGIGLMVPLQAIINARLSSLVGGSTQAALISFTGGFLIFALIGLFNYGNLPSLSKIVSLPPYLLSGGIIGSIFVLSAIIIVPKLGSTGWTALIVTGQLLASLIMDHYGLFGLAQKMINFQRVLGATLLLAGSALIINF is encoded by the coding sequence ATGAAATACCTAATAATCACATGGGCACTTGGAATTGGACTAATGGTCCCACTTCAAGCAATTATTAACGCAAGGCTATCGTCACTAGTTGGCGGCTCAACTCAAGCCGCGCTTATTTCATTTACTGGCGGATTCTTGATCTTTGCTCTAATCGGTCTGTTTAATTATGGTAACCTTCCATCCCTTTCAAAAATTGTTTCACTTCCACCTTACTTACTCAGTGGTGGAATTATTGGTTCAATTTTTGTTCTCTCTGCAATTATCATTGTTCCAAAATTAGGATCAACAGGTTGGACAGCACTCATTGTGACAGGGCAACTACTTGCCTCACTGATCATGGATCACTACGGGCTTTTTGGGCTCGCTCAAAAAATGATTAATTTTCAACGAGTCCTCGGAGCAACACTACTTCTTGCTGGCAGCGCTTTGATAATTAACTTTTAG
- a CDS encoding M23 family metallopeptidase: MKIVYLAIILSFVSCSMIRPKKNVVLPTFNVAEHRVFPGKVKKLQIEIPKSINELSNNEIVCGGKKLASVLEGDYLVSYFSLNYKFLETSKEKSIPCFLESSIEGDSYSFHIFNLRPEKFDYPLSYIKVNKKHVDLSKEDLDRFLKEKAKLKDVYSAVTQDKKLYSTSFVRPLKSKVTGVYGSRRVFNNKKDSWHSGTDFRARRPIPITSSNDGVVVFADDLFFNGKTVLVDHGLGILTMYCHLSKINVKVGDKVDKKMTLGLSGNTGRSSAPHLHWGVRIGENWVDGLQFLDEQTSEELKVNYQSAASKK, encoded by the coding sequence TTGAAGATTGTTTACCTCGCGATTATACTTAGTTTTGTTTCATGTTCAATGATAAGACCAAAGAAAAATGTGGTGCTGCCTACATTTAATGTTGCTGAGCATCGAGTTTTTCCGGGAAAAGTAAAAAAACTTCAAATTGAGATTCCAAAAAGTATTAATGAGTTGTCGAATAACGAAATTGTCTGTGGTGGCAAGAAGCTAGCATCGGTATTGGAGGGAGACTATCTCGTTTCATACTTTTCTCTCAACTATAAATTTTTAGAGACAAGTAAAGAAAAGAGCATTCCATGTTTTCTAGAAAGTTCGATTGAAGGTGATAGTTATAGTTTCCATATTTTTAACTTAAGACCTGAAAAGTTTGATTATCCACTTAGTTATATCAAAGTTAATAAGAAACACGTTGACCTTTCAAAGGAAGATCTCGACCGTTTCCTAAAAGAGAAGGCAAAGCTAAAAGATGTTTATTCTGCAGTAACTCAGGATAAGAAACTTTATAGCACTTCATTTGTCAGGCCACTGAAATCAAAGGTGACTGGCGTTTATGGGTCTCGACGAGTTTTCAATAATAAGAAAGATTCATGGCACTCTGGTACAGATTTTAGAGCAAGAAGACCAATTCCAATTACTTCATCAAATGACGGAGTCGTGGTATTTGCAGATGATCTATTTTTTAATGGAAAAACTGTTCTTGTCGATCATGGTCTTGGGATTCTTACAATGTATTGTCACCTTTCAAAAATTAATGTGAAAGTCGGTGATAAAGTGGACAAGAAAATGACCCTTGGCCTTTCTGGTAATACTGGTCGTTCAAGTGCTCCACATCTTCACTGGGGAGTGAGAATCGGTGAGAACTGGGTTGATGGCCTTCAGTTCCTCGATGAGCAAACGAGTGAGGAACTAAAAGTTAATTATCAAAGCGCTGCCAGCAAGAAGTAG
- a CDS encoding DNA recombination protein RmuC: MTTTQLVIILVFQIIVIGIIVFFRSLDKSQKEGDRSVTDLQNLIQNQGQGLSDTLLRNNDQLSKNFAGLSESVVQRLLESKAAFNKDLYEFKDLLGKDLEAKFEKMNGVVQEKLDRIDKKVQENLNEGFKKTNETFTGIIQRLAKIDEAQKKIESLSSNVISLQDVLTDKKSRGIFGEVQLSNLLNSVFGESGKYYHLQYKLENTKIVDAALTLPEPIGLLCVDSKFPLENFKRMFEGENEEDKKIARREFVKNIKKHIDDIADKYIIKDVTADQAIMFLPAEAIFAEIHAYHPEVIEYSQQRRVWIASPTTFMATLTTVQSVIMNMERSKYMSILHQHINKLGEEFKRYEDRWTNFSKHLSTVTKDADLIHKTTGKISKQFEKIMQVEVETPDELLDFPSQSSEDLI; this comes from the coding sequence ATGACAACGACTCAACTAGTAATCATTCTGGTATTTCAAATAATTGTTATTGGAATAATTGTATTTTTTAGAAGCCTTGATAAGAGTCAAAAAGAAGGAGATCGCTCAGTTACAGATCTTCAAAACCTTATCCAAAATCAGGGACAAGGATTGTCAGATACACTTCTTCGAAACAATGATCAACTTTCAAAGAATTTTGCAGGCCTAAGTGAAAGTGTAGTGCAAAGACTTCTTGAATCAAAAGCTGCATTTAATAAAGATCTGTATGAGTTTAAAGATTTGCTTGGAAAAGATCTCGAAGCAAAATTTGAAAAGATGAATGGCGTTGTTCAAGAAAAACTTGATCGAATTGATAAGAAAGTGCAGGAAAACCTCAATGAAGGTTTCAAAAAGACCAATGAAACTTTTACTGGAATTATTCAAAGACTTGCAAAAATTGATGAGGCCCAAAAGAAAATTGAGTCCTTGTCTTCAAATGTTATCTCTCTTCAAGACGTATTAACTGATAAGAAGAGTCGTGGTATTTTTGGTGAAGTTCAACTTAGCAATCTTTTAAATTCTGTTTTTGGCGAGAGTGGAAAGTATTATCATCTTCAGTACAAACTAGAGAATACAAAGATTGTTGATGCAGCTTTAACGCTTCCTGAACCAATCGGACTTCTTTGTGTGGATTCGAAATTTCCACTTGAAAACTTCAAGAGAATGTTTGAAGGGGAGAATGAGGAAGATAAGAAAATTGCTCGTCGTGAATTTGTAAAAAATATCAAAAAGCATATCGATGATATTGCTGATAAATATATTATTAAAGACGTAACAGCTGACCAGGCGATTATGTTCTTACCGGCCGAAGCAATTTTTGCTGAGATTCATGCTTATCATCCAGAAGTAATTGAGTACTCTCAACAACGTCGTGTTTGGATTGCAAGTCCAACAACTTTTATGGCGACCCTGACAACGGTACAAAGCGTTATTATGAACATGGAACGTAGTAAGTACATGAGTATTCTTCACCAGCATATCAATAAACTTGGTGAAGAGTTTAAGAGATACGAGGACCGCTGGACGAATTTTTCTAAGCACTTATCGACAGTGACGAAGGATGCGGACTTAATTCATAAAACAACAGGAAAGATTTCTAAACAATTTGAGAAAATCATGCAGGTCGAAGTGGAAACTCCTGACGAACTTCTTGATTTTCCTAGTCAATCTTCCGAAGATTTAATATAA
- a CDS encoding alpha/beta hydrolase: protein MKISKLSSFLIPKSTKGVTNGNKIMIVMHGLGDSMESYKVLTKEINVTGLNYLLLNAPKKYYFGFSWYDLPPSDPMIGIESSSDLLLEIIEEVKSQGFESEDIFLCGFSQGGCIAMETFYKYQDTLGGVVALSPRLYPKNIPIQFSETQKKTPFFMAHGRFDEVINFNETKSIIEDKLSTALEIEFHYYEMGHEIDPYEILDLRNWLNDHL from the coding sequence ATGAAAATCTCGAAACTTAGCTCATTTCTCATCCCAAAAAGCACAAAAGGTGTCACTAACGGCAATAAAATTATGATCGTCATGCACGGTTTAGGCGACTCCATGGAGTCTTATAAAGTCCTAACCAAAGAGATCAATGTCACAGGGCTTAACTATCTACTCCTCAATGCCCCAAAGAAGTATTACTTTGGTTTTTCTTGGTATGATCTTCCTCCCTCTGATCCCATGATTGGAATTGAAAGTTCATCTGATCTACTTTTAGAAATTATTGAAGAAGTGAAGTCACAGGGTTTTGAAAGTGAAGATATTTTTCTTTGCGGATTTTCTCAAGGTGGCTGTATTGCCATGGAAACTTTTTATAAGTATCAGGATACGCTAGGTGGTGTTGTAGCACTGAGCCCAAGACTCTATCCTAAAAATATCCCAATTCAATTTAGTGAGACACAGAAGAAAACACCATTCTTCATGGCGCACGGAAGATTTGATGAAGTAATTAATTTTAACGAAACAAAGAGTATTATCGAAGATAAACTTTCTACAGCTTTAGAAATTGAATTTCACTATTATGAAATGGGCCACGAAATTGACCCATACGAAATTTTAGATTTAAGAAATTGGTTGAATGATCACCTATAA